Proteins from one Pseudoalteromonas rubra genomic window:
- a CDS encoding DUF4920 domain-containing protein, with amino-acid sequence MLNKLGLSLFALLCVMPGLAQPTEFAGGADKANVIDATRLLTQAQQYHQTDVTVKGVVTKVCKKRGCWMTLKVEKGEQITVKVRDGEMVFPMTAVGKTALATGRFEVFELTLEKSRRYLAHKAEENGEVFDSKALKKPITVYRLKPSAVTIL; translated from the coding sequence ATGTTAAATAAACTGGGTCTGAGCTTGTTTGCTTTGCTATGTGTCATGCCTGGCCTGGCGCAGCCGACAGAGTTTGCCGGTGGTGCTGACAAAGCTAATGTTATTGATGCCACACGTTTGTTAACTCAGGCGCAGCAATATCATCAAACAGATGTCACGGTGAAAGGGGTCGTGACGAAAGTGTGTAAAAAGCGCGGCTGCTGGATGACACTCAAGGTGGAAAAGGGGGAGCAGATCACGGTGAAAGTGCGTGATGGTGAGATGGTGTTTCCTATGACGGCGGTTGGTAAAACAGCGCTGGCTACAGGCCGGTTTGAGGTGTTTGAGTTGACGTTAGAAAAGTCGCGGCGCTACCTGGCTCACAAAGCAGAAGAAAACGGCGAAGTCTTTGATTCTAAAGCTTTGAAAAAACCAATTACAGTATACAGGTTAAAACCCAGTGCGGTGACTATTCTCTGA
- a CDS encoding DUF885 domain-containing protein, with the protein MKKTALSLSLAAIFALTGCAQTTTQTDAQQASSVANQQTNETAFKAFSDQFIEQYWQQYPEQSMYYGYGKYDDVITIPDAASRTASLTFIDTQLAKLHTFDLTKLSASLKIDYHLIENRLKSTRWEIEKFKSWQWNPSRYNVSYGFATILNSRFKSEDEKLRLVFDRLNYVPAYYHAAQANINDPTLEYTQLGIQQNNGAFSVLTDDLLTRVDALSTFSEKEKVEFKQRFANAKTAIHSYIDFLTAVEKKMQSTGKTRSFRIGEELYEEKFAFDIQSGYTAKQMYQKALADKARVTAQMIKLTEQLWPKYFPNTTRPENDAEAIATLIKHLSQRHVEKSQFVDEIKRQIPELERFVMEKDLLTLDPEKPLVVRQTPDYMRGFALASISAPGPYEKKENTYYNVEPLDGLTDEQAGSMLREYNHWILQILNIHEAVPGHYTQLVYSNTSPSLVKSIFGNGAMVEGWAVYTERMMLEEGYGNFEPEMWLMYYKWNLRVICNTILDYGIQVKGFSKEQGLDLLMNGAFQERAEAEGKWRRATLSQVQLTSYYSGFREIYDLREEQKKQLGQDFDLKAFHEEFLSYGSAPVKFIRQLMN; encoded by the coding sequence ATGAAAAAAACGGCGCTCAGCCTTTCTCTGGCAGCCATTTTTGCACTGACTGGTTGTGCTCAGACTACGACTCAAACAGATGCTCAGCAAGCCAGTTCAGTAGCCAATCAACAAACCAATGAAACAGCATTCAAAGCGTTTTCAGATCAGTTTATTGAACAATACTGGCAACAATATCCAGAACAATCTATGTACTATGGCTATGGTAAATATGATGATGTCATCACCATCCCGGATGCTGCGAGTCGTACAGCCAGCCTGACCTTTATAGATACGCAGTTAGCAAAACTACACACTTTTGACTTAACAAAGCTCAGTGCTAGTCTCAAAATTGACTATCACCTGATAGAAAACAGACTCAAAAGTACCCGGTGGGAAATCGAAAAGTTCAAAAGCTGGCAATGGAACCCCAGTCGCTACAATGTCTCGTACGGCTTCGCGACCATTCTGAACAGCCGCTTTAAGTCTGAAGATGAAAAACTTCGCCTGGTCTTTGATCGACTCAATTATGTACCTGCGTACTATCACGCAGCACAAGCCAATATTAACGATCCTACTTTGGAATATACCCAACTTGGGATCCAGCAAAATAATGGGGCATTTAGCGTTTTAACTGACGACTTGTTGACCCGGGTCGATGCGCTGAGCACCTTTAGCGAAAAAGAAAAAGTAGAATTCAAACAACGCTTTGCCAATGCCAAAACAGCCATTCATAGCTACATAGATTTTCTGACTGCGGTTGAGAAAAAGATGCAATCTACTGGCAAAACCCGAAGCTTCCGGATCGGTGAAGAACTCTACGAAGAGAAGTTTGCGTTTGATATTCAGTCGGGTTACACGGCAAAGCAAATGTACCAAAAGGCACTTGCGGACAAAGCCCGCGTTACAGCACAAATGATCAAGTTAACCGAGCAACTTTGGCCCAAGTATTTTCCGAATACAACACGCCCGGAAAATGATGCCGAAGCCATCGCCACCCTCATCAAACACCTGTCTCAGCGCCATGTCGAGAAATCTCAGTTTGTTGACGAAATCAAACGCCAGATCCCCGAACTGGAACGCTTTGTGATGGAAAAAGACTTACTGACACTAGATCCTGAGAAACCGCTGGTTGTGCGCCAGACACCAGATTATATGCGTGGCTTTGCACTGGCGTCGATTTCGGCACCGGGACCTTACGAGAAAAAAGAGAACACCTACTATAACGTTGAGCCACTGGATGGACTGACGGATGAGCAGGCAGGTTCAATGCTACGTGAATACAATCACTGGATTTTACAAATTCTGAATATTCATGAAGCAGTCCCAGGTCACTACACTCAGCTGGTTTACTCTAATACCTCTCCATCCCTGGTGAAAAGCATCTTTGGTAACGGTGCCATGGTTGAAGGCTGGGCTGTGTATACAGAACGCATGATGCTCGAAGAAGGATACGGCAATTTCGAGCCTGAAATGTGGCTAATGTATTACAAATGGAACTTGCGTGTTATCTGCAACACTATCCTGGATTATGGCATTCAGGTTAAAGGGTTCAGCAAAGAACAAGGTCTGGATCTGTTAATGAACGGGGCGTTTCAGGAGCGAGCTGAAGCCGAAGGAAAGTGGCGCCGGGCAACGCTCAGTCAGGTTCAGCTTACCAGTTATTACAGCGGATTCCGCGAAATTTACGATCTGCGCGAAGAACAAAAGAAACAATTGGGCCAGGATTTTGACCTCAAAGCCTTCCATGAAGAGTTTCTCAGTTACGGCAGTGCGCCAGTTAAGTTCATACGTCAACTGATGAACTAA
- a CDS encoding flavodoxin family protein gives MTSIILYSSSNKQGNTAQSVRALAQQLEADALYLDDYDINDYCYNRTNYNDDFRSLFRTLLNYDHIVFASPVYWYAVTPRMKAFFDRITDFMDDETLRPELRKLRTKEFSILSNSIHETAPACFTEMIQKTCEYLGMTCRERIHHQYPYEGDK, from the coding sequence GTGACGTCCATTATTCTTTATTCCAGCTCAAATAAGCAGGGTAACACTGCGCAATCGGTGCGAGCGCTTGCGCAGCAATTAGAGGCCGATGCTTTGTATCTCGATGATTATGACATTAACGACTATTGCTATAACCGCACCAATTATAATGATGACTTTCGTTCATTATTTCGCACATTGCTGAACTATGATCACATTGTTTTTGCATCCCCGGTATATTGGTATGCCGTTACACCGAGAATGAAGGCATTTTTCGATCGCATCACCGATTTTATGGATGATGAAACACTGCGGCCCGAGCTGAGAAAGCTGCGCACCAAGGAGTTTTCCATATTATCCAACTCGATTCATGAGACTGCACCTGCTTGCTTCACTGAGATGATCCAGAAAACCTGTGAGTATCTCGGGATGACCTGCCGTGAACGTATTCACCATCAATACCCTTATGAGGGAGACAAATAA
- the soxR gene encoding redox-sensitive transcriptional activator SoxR → MSVMNTPERDEPRLSVGQVAKRADVAVSALHFYENKGLIRSWRNNGNQRRYKKDVLRRIAIIKAGQKMGITLAEIKQTLMSLPHSDTPSKDDWTKMSSIWRTQLDEKIAYMQRVRSMIDGCIGCGCLSMSRCPMYNPDDMVAQAGNGAVLIDNPEQAKNVKSCYDMENHNKGTSE, encoded by the coding sequence ATGAGCGTAATGAACACACCGGAACGAGATGAGCCCAGACTCAGCGTCGGGCAAGTCGCTAAGCGTGCAGATGTTGCCGTCTCTGCACTTCATTTTTACGAAAACAAAGGGCTAATCCGAAGTTGGCGTAATAACGGTAACCAAAGGCGTTACAAAAAAGATGTGTTGCGACGTATCGCCATTATCAAAGCAGGTCAGAAAATGGGCATCACGCTGGCTGAAATCAAACAAACCTTGATGTCTCTGCCACATAGCGACACACCTAGCAAAGATGACTGGACCAAAATGTCCAGCATTTGGCGCACCCAACTTGATGAAAAAATTGCCTACATGCAACGGGTTCGCAGCATGATTGATGGCTGTATTGGCTGTGGCTGCTTATCTATGAGCCGCTGCCCGATGTATAACCCGGACGATATGGTTGCCCAGGCGGGCAATGGGGCTGTACTCATCGACAACCCAGAACAGGCAAAAAACGTGAAATCTTGTTATGATATGGAAAATCACAATAAAGGAACAAGCGAATGA